From the genome of Candidatus Hydrogenedentota bacterium:
TGCACACGTTTTTGAACGACGACACCTTTGCCGCCGTCTATACAACGAACATGCTGATGCGTTCGGCGGACATCCTCTTGACGAAGCCGAGCGAGCTGGCCTTTTATCCCGTGCCGACGCTCTTCCTGCCCCGAGTGGGCGGACACGAGGCATGGGGCGCCATCCATGCGTCCGAACTCGGTTACGGCACTTCGGAATGCACGTCGGCGGCCATGGTGCTCCAGACGCTCGATCTCATGATTTCCGAGGACGATTTATTAACCCTCTATTGCGAAAATATCGTAAAACTCAAGCATCAAGGCGTTTTCAACGGCGCCTATCGTGTCATTGAACTGGCTTTGGAGAGACGGCGATCGTAGCCAATCCTTCGGCAGGACATCTCGCAGTTTGCCGAAACTCAGGGGCATGGCCGATGTGATGGGCACGGTTACATGAATCGGCCGTCAGTAGGAAGAAAACTCCTTTTCCATGCAGACATGACCCTCCAAGAACGCTTTCGCCAATTGTGGAAAAATCTCAAGTCTTTTGAAATCAATTAATTGCGAAATTTCCCCGATCATGGCACAGGCGTTGCTATCCTTGTAAGCAACATGGTGTCGGATGACGAGGAAAGGAGGGAAAGACAGGCATGGCATTCGAGGGCGTGGACACGCTGCGATTGTTGGTAACAGGCATGAAGGTGGCCCGCGAAAACCACCGGATCATTGCCAACAACATCAGCAATGTGGACACCCCGGGTTTCAATCCCACCCAACTGGACTTTCAGACAACCTTGCGCAACATGCTCGATGGCGAGGGGCGCGTTTCACTCCGCAAAACCCAGCCCCGGCACATCGAAAGAAGCGCATTTCGCCCGGATTTCGAACGTCTTGCATTTTTCTCCAAGAATGACTACAATAAAGTTGACTTGGAAGAAGAAATGGCAAATCTTGATATGAATACCGGACGATATACAATATATGGTAGTCTGGTGGTCAAACAATTTGAGATGGCAAAAAATCTGTTGACAACGTTACGCTGACTGGACTATGATGCAGCACAGTGAAAAGGGCCGGCGATGATACGGGAAATTTCGGCCAAGGAAATAGCCGTGAGCGGGTTGAAAGCCCAGCGTGCGCGGATGAATGTCATAGCGAACAACATCGCCAATGCCGAGTCCACCCGGACCGCGAAAGGCGGCGCGTTCCGCCGCCAGTTGGCGGTATTTCGCGGCGGAGAATGGGCGCCCGGCGCCAAGGCATCGGAATTGGGCGTTCGGGTGACGAGGGTGGCGGCGGATCCGTCGCCCCTGCGAATGGTGTATGATCCGGGCCATCCGGATGCGAACACGGATGGATACGTGGCGTATCCGAACGTGAGCATTGCGGTCGAGATGGCGGATCTGGTTTCCGCGCAACGGGCGTACGATGCAAATATCAGTGTAATTTTGTCGGATAAACGAATGACACAGAAGGCGCTGGAGATCATCCAAGTATGATCTTGGCAATGAACCAACATGGCTGATCCAATGGTGCAGGGAGTCACGCTTCAGCCGGGGCGGGTGGACGCGCTTCAGCCGCTTCCGCCCCGAACGCCTGCGCCGGGCCGTCCGGACGGTTCCTTCAAGAACGTCTTGATGGATGCGATTACCGAGGTGCAGCGTTTGCAGACTGAGGCGGACACGACCATTCGCCGGCTGGTGTCCGGCGAGATCAAGGATGTAACTGAGACGATGGTGGCCGTCGAACGCGCGGACATCTCGTTTCAGACGTTGATGGCGGTGCGCAACAAGATGCTTGCGGCCTATGAAGAAGTGATGCGGATGCAAGTGTAGCGCGCCGCGGCAAGACCGGACCGCAGCCGGAAGGCCGGTTCGGACCAGCGCGGAGGTGACAGTTGAAGCCCCTGAATGCGTATGGCGTGTTCGAGCGTGTATGACGTTTAGGGGCCGGTTTTTCCCGAGACGGGCGGAGCGGGCCGTTTGTCTTCGGGGTCCTTGTTTGCGACGCCACGAGCGGGCAAGCAGGGTGGGGCTGCGCGACGAGGGAATGCGGCGATAATACCATCGCCCTGTGGAAGGCCGTCCACGATGTGGGCGGCGAAGAGAAGAGGTGTAGCCCGTGGATTTTCTGCGCCAGCTCATAAGCGGCCTCGTGCAGATGTGGCAACGGCTGAATGCCAGCGCCCGCATCAATATTGTTCTAGCCTTGCTGGCGACCATTGCCCTGATTGGGATCATGGTTGCGACTTCGGGACGCGCGGTGTATGTGCGGCTTTATGACGGCATCAATCCCGACGAATTGCCCAAGATTGCGGATGCCCTGTCCGCGGAGCGCATTTCGTACCGTCTGGCGGACAACGATCAGACGATTCTGGTGCCGCAAAACGACCGTTCCCGGGCAAGAATGGCGTTGAGCGGCAAGGGCCTTCCCGCCGTCCAAGGACGGGTGCCCGGCTTTGAACTGTTCAAAGAGCAGGACATCATGTCCAACCGGTGGATGCAGGATGTGAAATACATGCGTGCGGTTCAGGGCGAACTTCAACGCCAGTTGGACGAGTTCGATTTTGTCAATAAATCATTTGTATTTATTCGCGAGGCCAAAGACGAACTGTTCACGACGCAGCAGCGTCCATCCAAGGCGGCCGTGACACTCGACGTCCGGCGTAAACCGAACCGCGCGGAAATCAAGGCGATTTTGCATACCATCAGCAGTTTCGGGGGAGCCAATCTGGGTCTTGACAATATTACACTGGTCACAACCGACGGTACCCCCCTGCATTTGCCACCAACGAGCCAGTTTGCATCCATTGCAAACTCGAAACTGGAATACATCGCCGAACTGGAAAAACAACGCGAGGAACGGGTGTTGCGCGATTTCGAGCGCCTCGGCGTCCAAGCCCTTGTCAAGGTGAGCGCGGTGGTTGATTTCGACCAGCAGACCGAGACGGTAACGCTCGCCGAGGAAGGCACGCCCATCAGCACGTATACGACGAGCACCACCACGTCGAACCGGGAATCTTTGGCGCAGGGCGCGCCGGGAGCCATCGCCAATTTGCCCGAAGGGTCCGCGACGCCGGGCGGAAACGAAAACAAGGAGGAAACCACGGAGCAAATACAGAATTTCCAGCCCAGCACGACCGAGACGAAAACAGTGCGCGAACCGGGCAAGGTCAAACAGTATATTGTCAGTGCATTGATAGAAGGCGATGTAAAGAAGAGTACGGACGCGTCGGGCGTTGAGACGACGGAATACATCGGTTTGTCGCCCGAACGCAAAAAGATCTATGAGGATTACATTCGGGCGGCGGTGGGAGAAGGCGAGACGCCGACTGAAATTACGGTAAACGATCAGCCGTTCAACGTGGCCCGGCTGACCGATGCGACCGGCGCGTTTCAGGCCATCGAGTCGGCAAAAAACATGGACCGCATGTTACAATACGGTACGGATGCCGGCAAGGTGTTGCTGGTGATAGCGGGTTTCCTGCTGGTGCGACGTTTTCTTCGCCGGGCGATTGTGACGCCGGTTGAAGAGGCGGCGTCCGAGGTTCCGATCGAGGAACCGATTCGGCTCGACATAGGACCGAGCGCGGAAGATCGCCGGCGCGAGGAAATCGCGTCCGAAGTGTCGCGGTTGTCGGAAACGGAACCGGATTCGGTGGCCGCCGTTATACGATCATGGCTGGCGCAAGAGGATTAGGCTTACGCTAAAGCAGCGGACAAAAACGGAAACGTCCGGACCGTCGGGCCGGGAAAAGGCGGCCATTCTGCTGGCCTGTCTGGGCCCTAAGGCGGCCGGCAAGGTGTTGTCGTCGTTGAACGAGGACGAAGTCGAGCAGTTGACGCTTGATCTTTCGAGTCTCGGCCCCGTCGAGCCGGATGTCCGGATGCAGGTCATGGAAGAATTCTACCGAATGGCCATGGCCAAGCGTTTCGTTTCGCAGGGCGGCATTGATTTCGCGCGCAATCTGTTGGAAAACGCCTTTGGCAACGAACGGGCGCTGGAGATTCTCACGCGGTTGCAAAGCAGTCTCCAGGAGGTGCCGTTCGAGTTTTTGAAGCGGGCCGATCCCGCGCAAATTTGCAGTTTCATCCAGGATGAACATCCGCAGACGATAGCGTTGATTCTGGCCCATTTGAATCCCCAGATATCCTCCGTCATCCTTTCGTCCCTTCCCCAGGAAATCCGGGCGGATGTTGTGGTGCGCATTGCGGCGATGGATCGCACGCCGCCGGAAATCGTGCGTGAGGTCGAACGCGTGCTTGAGCGCAAGATGGCTTCTGTTTTCAGCCAGGGCTTTACGTTTGCGGGCGGAGTGAAGGAAGTGGCCGAGATTCTGAACCGGATCGATCGCAACGCCGAAAAAACGATCATGGCCGATTTGGAAGAACGGGATCCCGAACTGGCGGATGAGATTGCCCGCCTGATGTTCACGTTCGACGATTTGGTCTACGTGGAAGACGGCGGCATCCAGAAGGCCTTGCGGGAGATAGAAACGAAGGATCTGGCCATGGCCTTGAAATCGGCCAGCGAAGAGGTCAAGGAAAAAGTGTTCCGGAACATGTCCGAACGCGCCCGCGAAATGATTCTCGAGGAAATCGAATTCATGGGGCCGGTTCGCCTGAAGCAAGTCGAAGAGGCGCAGCAAAAGATCGTGTCCGTGGTGCGTCGTCTTGAGGACGCGGGCGAACTGGTCGTTCAGGGACGCGGCGGCGGATCGGAAGATCAATTGGTGGTGTAGCGGTTGTGCGGCAGGGCCGCATTGGGAGACGGCATGGCGAAAGTGATCAAGGCGCGTGGGCCGGGGCCCCGTTCGCTTGCTTTTTATGAACGCACACCGCTGGAAGAGATTGTGCGGAATCCGCTGGGGCCGGAAGGGCCGTTGACGCCGGAGGCGATCCTTCGGCAGGCACGCGCCGAAGCGGAAGAACTGGCCGCGGAAGCCTATGCGGCCGGCCATCGCCGCGGCGTGGAAGCGGGCAAGGCCGAGTATTTGGAACGGGTTGGGCGTTCGGCGGAGGCGCTGCAATCGGCGGCGGTCGAACTGGTGCGGATGCGGGAAGCCTTTCTCGAATCGCTTGAACCCCAGGTTGTCGAATTGGCCCTGCTCATTGCCGGTCGAATCCTTCAGGCGGAGTTGGCCGATCATCAAGAGGTTGTTCGCCGGAGTATCCGACGGGCGCTTGAACATCTGGTGGATGCGGCCACCGTGACGGTAAGCGTGAATCCGGCGGATCTCGAGGTGATGCGTGCGGAGAAGGTCAATCTGCTGGAATCGTTCGAAGGGCTGCGGCAATTGACGATTCGGGCCGACAACGAAGTAAGCCCCGGCGGTTGCATCGTGGACACGGAGTCGGTTCGGGTAGATGCGAGCATGGAAAGCCAGTTTGCGCGTATTGCCGAGGCGTTGCGCGATCTGGCCCGAACGGCCGGCGTGGAAGACGCGCGTGAAGACCATTGATCTGGGCATCTATGGCCGCCGGGTCCGGGAAGCCGATCCGGTCGGAATCTTGGGGCGTATCGTGGATGTAGTGGGTTTGACCATCGAGGCCACGGCGCCGCCGATGTGCATCGGGGATCGCTGTTATGTGCAATCGCGGGCCGATGCGGCGTTGTTGCCGGTCGAGGTGGTCGGATTTCGCGGCGACCGAGTCGTGCTGATGCCATTGGGTCCGATCCAGGGGATTGGTCCCGGCAGTCTGCTTATACCCACATTTGCCCCGGAAACGATTCCGGCGGGGCTTGGGTTGTTGGGCCGCGTGATTGACGGCATGGGCATGCCGATCGATGACGGTCCGCCCTTGTCCGAATCGGTTCGTGTTCCGCTGATGACGGCCCCCCCCAAGCCGCTCGAACGCAGGCGCATCCTCGAATCCATAGCGACGGGCGTTCGCGCGATTGACGGTTGCATTACCTGCGGCAAGGGCCAGCGTGTCGGAATTCTGTCGGGCAGCGGGATCGGAAAGAGCAAACTCTTGGGGATGATCGCGCGCAATACCAATGCCGACATCAGCGTGATTGCCTTGATAGGCGAGCGCGGACGTGAAGTGCGGGATTTTATTGACGTGGATTTAGGCCCTGAGGGCTTGGCGCGATCCGTGGTGGTCGTCGCCACGTCCGACGAACCCGCCTTGCGGCGTTTGAAAGGCGCCTACTGCGCAACGGCCATCGCGGAATGGTTCCGCGATCAGGGCGCGGATGTCATGTTGCTGATGGATTCGCTGACACGATTCGCCATGGCGCAACGCGAGATAGGGCTTGCATCCGGCGAACCGCCCACGACCAAGGGGTATCCGCCCTCCATGTATGCCCTGTTGCCCAAATTGCTTGAACGTGCGGGCACATCCGCCGAGGGCAGCATTACGGGTCTTTACACGGTTCTTGTGGAAGCGGACGACTTGAACGATCCGGTGGGAGACGCGTCCCGCAGCATTCTCGACGGCCACATTGCGCTGTCGCGTGATCTGGCTTCGCGGGGCCATTACCCGTCCATAGATGTCCTGCAGAGCGTCAGCCGGACGATGATTGATGTGACGCCGCCATCGCATCAGGCGCTGGCCGTGCAGATTCGGCAGGTTCTTGCGACCTATCGCGACGCGGAAGATCTCATCAACATCGGGGCTTACGTGCAGGGCAGCAATCCAGAGATTGATCGGGCGATTCGCCTGATGCCCGGCATCCGGGCCTTTTTGCAGCAGGACCTTTTCGAGAAATCGCCCTATGAGGAAATCGAATCGCGCATGCAACGCGCACTGAACGCGTAAGGAGTGGCGATGGCGGCAAGCCAGATGGACACATTGCTCCGCATTCGGAAGCGCCAGGAAGAGTTGCGCGCGCAGTCGCTTGCCCGCGCGCGGCGCGATGTGGAAGCGGCCCGCCAGGAACGGGATCAACTTTCCGCATGGCGGCTCGAAATTTTTGACGAGGCGGGCATTCGCGCCCGGGCGGTTTTCGATCCGGATGACGTGCGGCTATACTATCGTTTTGAACGACACCTGACGCGGTTGATAGACGACAAGGACGCGCATATCGTGCAACTGGCGGATGTGGCCGAAAAACGCCGCCTGGAATTGGAAGACGCGATGAAGCGTCGTCGAATCATCGAAAAATTGATCGAACGCAAGGATCGGCAGGCGCGTGAACATGCGCGACGCGCCGAACAAAAGGCTGCCGACGAAACCGCCTCGAAATACGCGGCGATGGCGCGGCGGCGCGATATGGCGGCGGTGGCGTACGAAGAGGAGTGGGCCTGACGATGAAGGTCCTGAAACTGCTGGCGGTGTTATTGATCGCCACGATTGCCTTCGCGGGATCGTTGGCGGGCTTGCTGGCATACAGCGGAAATTTGTCCAAAGAAGGTTTCGAGAAGATTCTGCGTCCGAAGTCCCCGCCCAAGACAGCCGCCGAAACACCCCGCGAAAACGGCGATCAAACCAGCGCGCTCGCGCTCGCGCTCAAACAACGCGAAGAGGAACTGGACCGGCGCGAAGCGCGCATCCGCGAGGAGGAAGCGCGGCTTCAAAAGGCCCGCGCCGATCTCGACGCGCTTCGAACGGAAATCCAGGCCGTGCAGACCCAGATTGCCGCGTCCATCAAGACCGTGGATGCCGATCAGAAAAAGCGCATGGAAGACGTGGCGCTTTCCCTAGGGCAAATGAAAGCGGAAAAGGCGGCTGAGACCATGAAAAATTGGCCGATGGAGGACGCAATCGCCATTCTGCGATTTGTCAAAGAAAAGGAACGCGCGAAAATTCTTGACGCCATGCCGCCTGAACAGGCCGGGGCGATCCTCTTGGGACTTCAAAACAAAAAGTTGTGACCGCGCAACAATCGGGTCCGGGGATCTGCTGCCAAAATTCAACGGAAAACGGGGGTGTTTCCTGTCTATTTGACGATTGGATTCCGTCAACGGATTGAAGGTTGAACCGGGAACCCAATTGGTGAACCGGATACTTTTTCCCGCTTTCCTTTCCGGTTCTTGAGAGTACCGTGTACTCGGAGTCGTGAAGGTCTCAAAATGTAACGCCGATTTCCAAATCGGCTTGCTGAAACGTGACATGCCGATTTGGAAATCGGCGCTACAAAGCGGCCATTTTCAATTTCAACACCGGATCTTGTTGCTTGATCCGACATGAAATGGCCCGGGAATGCCAATCTTCGTGGAAATTCTCATCTTTTTGTCTCAAGAACTCGGTACTCTCAAGACCGGTTCCGGTCTGTCGTTTTTCAAACAGGAGGACTCTTTTTATGAACCCATCGGCCGTGGCCGCCGTGTTGCCGCCGCAGGTTGAAGCGCCGGCAGTGCGCATTCAAAAAGCGCCGCCAGACGGTTTCATGCAGGCGCTGTCCGAACAATGCAAAACGCATGAATTACAAGCCGCGGATCCTTTGGGCAGCGCAGCGGACCCGCATGCGCGGGAAACCATGCCGTCTCCCGAGGATTCCCCAACGCCGCCGGAAAATGCCGGAGCCGTTTTGGACGATTCAAACCCAACGGAATGCGCCATGCCCTTGTGTGCCGGTGATTGGGCCGCGCTCTTTGCGTTGTTGGCGCAATGGCCGCCCGAGCCGGCCGCAATTGACGGGGAAACAGGCGCCGTGGAATCCTTGTCCCAACCTTCATGCCTCAGTGCCTTTTCAGGACGCATCATTGCGCCGGATGCTCCCCTTGCCGAGTCTGTTTCGGCGGTGTCGGGTTCGTTCGCACAGGGCGGTTCCGCCGCAAGCGACGCGGGAAAGCCCGTGGATCTTTCCCGTTTTGTACAGGCGCTTCTCAAGGCGTCCGCGGACCCCACGGAACCGGGTTCACCAGTGCCCGCGCTCGCGCTGGACACCCTGGCCGCCGCGTCGAGCACGGCCCGGACGGTTGCCGGCGCTTCCGCAAAGATAACCGTGGAATTGCCCGATACCGAGGCCTTTCCGGTCTCCGCCCAAACCGAGTCCGATACGGATTCGGTGGATGCAGTCGGCTTGCGTGTTTCGCTTTCGCCCCCGGCCGTTTCCAAAGCCCTCCCGGCAACGGAACTACAGTTCGAACCGGTTGCGCTGCAACGCGTTTCACCGGCGATGTTGCAGGAAGTGGCGCTTCGCGGGGTGCGCTATCTGGTTGCGAAAAACGAAAAGACGATTGCGGTGCATCTTGTCCCGCCCTCGCTGGGAGAGTTGCGCATCGAAGTCTGCATGGCCGCCGATGCGCTGCATATAAAGTTCTTTTCGGCGAATCCGGCGGTTCGCGATGCGCTTGAAAACCATTTGCAGGCTTTACGCGATGCGTTCGCGGCAAATAATCTTGATGTGAAGAACATCAGCGTGGCTTCAGGAATGGCCGGCCATGCCTCTTCCCATTCTTTTGCCGGATCGCAATTTGCGGGCTTGGCGGACACCGGTGTTTCGTGGACTCCCGCGGTGGCGGCCCGTTCCGGCGCGACGATTGAACTACGGCCATCCGCGGTGCGCCGCCTTTCACACGATGGCGCGTTGAACATTTTGATATGAAAAAAAGGAGACAAAACAATGAATGCTTTGGTAGGCATACGGCTGGGGATGCAGGAGCCGACGCGTGCGCAACGCATGGAAACCGCGCGCAAGGTGGCCTCGGAATTCGGGGGTGTCCAGCAACAGGCCCGCGCGGTGATCGAAAAGTCGCTTGAGACCGCCAAGGCCGCCGGCAACCAAACGACCGGCAATTCGACGGTTTCGACCGCACGCCGCATGGAAACGGAACTCGGCAAAGAGGCGTTCCTTCAATTGCTGGTGTTTCAGATGCAGAACCAGGATCCCCTGGATCCGACGGACAATGCCGAGATGCTGTCGCAATTGGCGCAGTTTTCGGCGCTGGAACAAATGAACAACCTGAATGATCGCTTCGCGGCATTGAGCGGAGCCGTCGAACAGACCAATTTTCTCGCGGCCAATTCACTGATCGGGCGAACGGTTTCGGGGACGGATGTCAACGGCAACGCGCAGGAAGGCAAGGTCACGCGGGTGCTCATGACCAGCGGGTCGGGCCTTTACGTCATGGTGAACGATGCGGCCATTTCGGTTTCTTCGATACAACGGGTCGAATAAAGGCGTCCTGCAGGGCGCGGAAAAACAAAAAAAAGGAGATTACGAGCATGGGAACGGCAATTTACACGGGTGTCACGGGACTGCTGGCGCATCAACGCCGGATGGATGTCGTGGCCAACAACATATCGAATATCAATACCTACGGCTACCGCGCATCCCGGATGAATTTTCAGGATCTGTTTTCGCAGACACTGCAGGGCGGCGGCGCCCGTACGGGGGATATCCTCGGTACAAATCCGGAGCAGATCGGCCTTGGGGTGGTCGTGGGCAGCATTGACATTGATTTCGGCCAGGGATCGCTGTTTAGCACGGGCGTGGATTCGGATCTGGCCATTCAGGGCAACGGATTTTTCATCATGAGCAATGGGCGCACCCTCCTGTACACCCGTGACGGTTCCTTTGCACGGGATGTAAATGGGATCCTTGTCGATCCGGCGACGGGTTTGCGCGTGCAGGGCTATATGGCCGACGCGACGGGGGTGATTCCCGCCACCGCCACCTTGAGCGACATCACGATCCCCATCGGCAATACCTCCGTCGTTCGCGCCACGGAAAATACCGCGCTGGCGGGCAATCTGGCCGCGGACGCCGACGTGGGCACGCAGGTGTCGCGCACCTTGCGTGTTTACGACTCGCTCGGCGCCGAGCGCCAGATCCAGATTATTTTTACCAAGCGCGCACAGGTCACCGACAGTGGGACCGTGTACAACGCCTGGACTTGGGCCGCGACATTCAACGGAACCGATGTGTCCAATGTGCCCGCGGGCCAGACGGGATGCGTCCTGTTCGACAGCACAGGCGGATTTTATGCGGAGGGGGGCCTTGACGGATCCGGCGTGTTTACCGCCCGTGCAAGCCTGCCGTCCCAGAATCAGGTGTCGGTGCCGGCCAGCGCCTTTTCGGGTTCCGCAACGCCAACGACCCCATTCGAATTCGCCATCAATCTTTCGGGCGTGACGAGTCTTTCAGGAGCGAGCGACCTGACAATGATCTCCCAGGATGGATATGCCCGCGGCGTGTTGGAAAGTTTCAATGTGGCCGGCGATGGCGTGATTTACGGCGTGTTCTCGAATGGGATTTCACAGGTTATCGGCCAGGTGGCGCTTGCGAGTTTCGGCAATCTCGGTGGACTGGCGCGCGCCGGCGACAACTTGTTTGCGGAAACGCCCGCCTCGGGTATAGCGCAAATCGGCGCGCCCGGCACGGGCGGCCTCGGGTCCGTGTCGGGGGGTGTCCTTGAGGGCTCCAACGTGGATCTGGGCACTGAATTCAGCAATATGATTGTGACGCAGCGCGGTTACCAGGCCAATGCGCGAACGGTAACCGCCGCCGACACGCTTCTGCAGGAAGCCGTCAATCTTATCCGTTAGCATGGGGCGGCCTGTTCCATGCGCGCCAGGTGTGTGCCGGTCCTTGACCGGCTGCGCCTGGCGCTTTGTGTTTACAAATGCAAGGCGTCGTTTCGGCGCGTCCCTTCGTTGGAAGCGGCGGCGATGGCGGTGATAGAATCGCCTCGACAAGGAGCGCGGAACGCGGAATATGGATGCCGCCACGATCATCGGACTGGTTTCGGGAATAGGCTTGGTGTGCTTTACGGTGTTGCTGGGCGGCAATCCGGGGGTGTTCTGGAGCGTTCCCGCATTGCTGTTGGTGGTTGGCGGCACATTGGCGGCCACGCTGCTGAATTATCCGCTGCGCGATGTGCTGGCTGTTTTTTCCACGGTTCGGAAGGCGTTTGTCGAAAGGGTCATACCTCCTGAGGAATTGATTGAAAAACTGGTCGAGTATGCGGGCGTGGCGCGCCGGAATGGCGTGCTGGCGCTGGAAGGCCGGACAGAACTGTCGGCGGACCCTTTTTTCGAGCGCGGAATGCAATTGGCGATTGACGGAACACCCCCGGAACTCATCAAGGATATGCTGGCCGTCGAGATAACGTTTATGGAAGACCGGCACTCGCTGGCCCAATCCATCTTGACGGCCATGGGCGCCTATGCGCCGGCCTTCGGGATGATCGGCACGTTGATAGGCCTTGTCCAAATGCTGTCCTCGATGAACGATCCGTCCCGCATCGGATACGGCATGGCGGTGGCGATTCTTACCACGCTGTACGGCGTTCTTCTGGCGAATCTGGTTTTTCTTCCCGCGGCGGGCAAATTGCGGGTGCGGACGGCCAACGAGGCGCTGGACAAGGCGATCATGATCGAGGGGATTCTTTCGATTCAGTCGGGCGACAACCCCCGGATGGTCGAGCAGAAATTGAAATCGTTCGTTGCCCCGTCCGTAAGGCAACGGGTACGCACCGATCGGAGTCTTCCGCGTGCATAGGCGGCGTTTCACAAATCCCGTTCACCCCGCCGCGCCGGGATGGATGGTGACCTATGGCGACTTGATGAGCCTGTTGCTGGTGTTTTTTATCCTGTTGGCCGCGTATTCC
Proteins encoded in this window:
- a CDS encoding flagellar hook protein FlgE, producing the protein MGTAIYTGVTGLLAHQRRMDVVANNISNINTYGYRASRMNFQDLFSQTLQGGGARTGDILGTNPEQIGLGVVVGSIDIDFGQGSLFSTGVDSDLAIQGNGFFIMSNGRTLLYTRDGSFARDVNGILVDPATGLRVQGYMADATGVIPATATLSDITIPIGNTSVVRATENTALAGNLAADADVGTQVSRTLRVYDSLGAERQIQIIFTKRAQVTDSGTVYNAWTWAATFNGTDVSNVPAGQTGCVLFDSTGGFYAEGGLDGSGVFTARASLPSQNQVSVPASAFSGSATPTTPFEFAINLSGVTSLSGASDLTMISQDGYARGVLESFNVAGDGVIYGVFSNGISQVIGQVALASFGNLGGLARAGDNLFAETPASGIAQIGAPGTGGLGSVSGGVLEGSNVDLGTEFSNMIVTQRGYQANARTVTAADTLLQEAVNLIR
- a CDS encoding MotA/TolQ/ExbB proton channel family protein, with the protein product MDAATIIGLVSGIGLVCFTVLLGGNPGVFWSVPALLLVVGGTLAATLLNYPLRDVLAVFSTVRKAFVERVIPPEELIEKLVEYAGVARRNGVLALEGRTELSADPFFERGMQLAIDGTPPELIKDMLAVEITFMEDRHSLAQSILTAMGAYAPAFGMIGTLIGLVQMLSSMNDPSRIGYGMAVAILTTLYGVLLANLVFLPAAGKLRVRTANEALDKAIMIEGILSIQSGDNPRMVEQKLKSFVAPSVRQRVRTDRSLPRA